The following coding sequences lie in one Arachis hypogaea cultivar Tifrunner chromosome 4, arahy.Tifrunner.gnm2.J5K5, whole genome shotgun sequence genomic window:
- the LOC112796713 gene encoding uncharacterized protein, with protein sequence MSSHSFSNLFHSSTTTTTPNSSTTTLLDSIVATPKHQLTACICTHCNHLLTFNPAGHGVEQGTNNNNNNNNVQSHHHQLQQGTRWSPTPIQLLVLEELYRQGTKTPSAEQIQQIASQLRRFGKIEGKNVFYWFQNHKARERQKRRRREMEETTAAASAKGLKETGCEVKETKKWASTSNCNGGGGHAVQESMSAVDISEKESNGWNEFEERVLRRNRSERQAKYFNIPSINIAATASVASQITHNIQLLSTHHHPQHHNYNNKQDNNSSHPRTLELFPIHKNHDDDDDIISFSDRNSNKLCANASMEEALSCDQFFEFLPLRN encoded by the exons ATGTCTTCTCATTCGTTCAGTAACCTCTTCCACTCTTCCACAACCACCACTACTCCAAACTCCTCAACAACTACCCTTCTTGATTCCATTGTTGCAACCCCAAAACATCAACTCACTGCTTGTATTTGCACCCATTGTAACCATCTCCTCACTTTCAATCCTGCAG GTCATGGTGTGGAGCAagggacaaataataataataataataataatgtgcaaTCTCATCATCATCAACTTCAACAAGGAACAAGGTGGAGTCCAACGCCAATTCAGTTATTGGTGCTTGAGGAGTTGTATAGGCAAGGAACCAAGACTCCGTCGGCCGAGCAAATCCAGCAGATAGCTTCTCAGCTGCGACGCTTCGGCAAGATCGAAGGCAAGAATGTCTTCTACTGGTTTCAGAATCACAAGGCCAGGGAGCGCCAGAAGCGTCGCCGCCGCGAGATGGAGGAAACTACTGCTGCTGCTTCTGCCAAAG GGTTGAAAGAGACAGGTTGTGAAGTTAAAGAGACAAAGAAGTGGGCATCCACTTCAAACTGCAATGGTGGTGGTGGACATGCAGTTCAG GAATCTATGAGTGCAGTTGATATATCAGAAAAGGAGTCAAATGGTTGGAATGAATTTGAAGAGAGAGTTTTGAGGAGAAACAGATCTGAGAGACAGGCTAAGTACTTTAACATTCCCTCCATTAACATTGCAGCAACTGCTTCCGTAGCTTCACAGATAACTCATAACATTCAACTTCTAagtactcatcatcatcctcaacatCACAactacaataataaacaagacaATAATTCGTCTCATCCTCGAACCCTTGAGCTTTTCCCAATTCACAAGaaccatgatgatgatgatgacatcATTTCTTTCTCGGACAGGAATTCCAACAAGCTATGTGCCAATGCGTCCATGGAAGAAGCCCTTAGCTGTGACCAGTTTTTTGAGTTTCTTCCATTAAGGAACTGA